The Pyxicephalus adspersus chromosome 1, UCB_Pads_2.0, whole genome shotgun sequence sequence ATGTCCAaaatttttgcaaagagggccagatttgatgaggtgaaaatgtgtgggggccaactaTTCAGCATGTACCGCACTCAGGGTTAGCGTGAGCATGATCTGCATGGATCCCACACAGCACATGTCCACCAGGTTAAAGTGAGGGATTCCCTAAGCACAGAGTGCtgtgtcagtgcaggctctgtgcagagcacgttcttggaatcagagtgggcatggtccatGCGGGTCCCGTACATAACACgtccactataatgatgtagggtaTTCCCTGTGGACACACTATCCTGCTGATTATGCCATCGGGTAGGGGTCCGATAATTGCAAGGCTGTTCATCAattctaaattaaatataaaatagtttttttgtacgtgtgtattttatactgtggtcaacagttcTGGCATGTTGtacattattgattttatgatagaggctgcgggccggtggaaatctgaattTGTCCTTGGGCCGGTCTTTGGACATACCTGGCCTAGCTGCTGCTTTGACTtgattatttacatataaattctgACTTTTCCTTGTGACTTACTTAGTCTGAACCAATACCTAAGGAAATTTATGAAGAACAAAgagccatttttattatttttttatttttaaattctcatATGGCAGCACCAAAATTTTTCTTTAGAGACCACTTTCACAACTCAATATTTAATATGAACAGTGTTGTTTTTCaaagatagaaaaacaaatatgctgGCACATACACAAATATTCCTATCATCTAAACCAGGGTTTCTAAGTCAAGATACTGCGAAACCCTCTGGTTCTTTCAGAAATtactgggggttccatgagcaatttgtacatCTCAAGTCAGTTAAGGTGACACTAATGACTATTTGTAAGGGTGTCAATCTTTTCACAGACCAACACActaaatatactgtgagctgtggatatactaattatagaagATGTAATAGGGGTTTCAGGCAACCCCACCAATGTAAAAACACAGGGAAATGATCTAAAcatgtgtaaataaaattatgCTATTCATTGAAAAAGCCTGTTTATACAAAGAGCAGTTTTTGTGCCAACCTTAGTGTCAGAAAAGGGGAGCAgaccttttatattttcctacaGTGCCACTTCACTAGTGAAACCTGCAAAACTTTGGTTTCTTGCTCATCCCTGCCTAGCAAATGAGGTTCTACTGTGGTGTGGGCCAACAAAGAAGCAATTTCATCAGGATAAATAGTTCCCTTATTTTGGGAATTCTGGCATATCATGGGTTGGAACCTATTTACAGACATTACgttttagggctctattttttaaaacacgctttacaaagtttaaagtcatgtcactatcttTCTCttacaggggctcacaatctaagatccctaccatagtcatatgtctttaatacaaaggtcaatttgggggggaagccagttaacctaattgcatgtttttggaatgtggaacgaaactggagtacctagaggaaacccacacaaacctgcaaactccatgcggatagtttcctggccgagattggaaccagGGACCCAGGACAGAATCTGGGTGCTGCAAAGGACAGTGTTAACCACAGAGCCACCATGCCTAAGGGCCTTaggtattaaagtggaactaaagtcccaaaTCTAAACTGTGGAAAGGGAcagatgttccttctgcaataattgttcttacctgcctgatcatccaACTGTCACATTTTGCTCAACGGAGCATGTATTGGTTGCCAGTGAAACCCAGCAAACCTTGCTTCCTGTGCCAGGGATTAAATCAACTCCCTGACACGGCCAACCAAAGAGTCTCTGGGAATAAAtcaaggaagatggtggcgctctgcaacagaacagggataGGCAAGTATTGCAGTTAAGTTCCACATTATGGGCAGAAACAAAACACCATTAAGTCATGAATGATTCCAAAAAACAAGACCTTTAATGTAAACTCAATATACAACTGGACAATTAACATGAcatttgtgagaaaaaaaaaaacaaaaaaaaaaaagttaagagcGAGTATAGTCGAAATGGCCCACTTCAGCTCACTTTTGAACCCACTCCAAAATTTCAGTGGTAACTAAAACTATATTCAGCAAtcaatgaaatgtttttcttttgaattgatacaataaatataataaacaggacTGGAAGAACAGTTTAGCAAAGTAGGGGACCCTTAAAGACAAATAGGCTCAACACTTGTGCCACAGACCGATAACACCAGTGTAGAATGCTGAACAGAAAATCCTGGTAATAAGATGTTCTATTGAACAATGAATTAGAGAGTAAAGTACAGAATTGTCCTTGGTCTGCTTACAGCTCAGATGTGAAAACAACCAAAGATATTTAAGATCCGAGACAAACCGCATACATGTGCTACATCCACATGAGGCAGATGTTTGTTGCTCGTTAAAGTGCTGCTCCTTTATGgcatattttattacttaaagTACGAGAGAGAAAAATTCCACAGCCAATAGTATTACCCATTCCGAAAGGTCAGCAGCAGCCCTTCAAATACCCATTTTCTGTCCAAGGCAATGCTGCTTATAATTAGTGAAACATTGCCAGTATTAATTGTAGCGGCATGCCCATGAGACGAGCTCAATGTAACTTTCTTATTTTGGCACAATGGGTATTTCAAATGCGTTCACAGTCATAAGTGAACATAGGTTTTGGGATATAATTTACAAACTTTATGATTTCACTGTCCTATCTTACAAAATCCCATTTCTTGGAAAGGCAGTGTTACACTTTAAGTGTTACAAATTATTTGATATCAGAAGACTGAATTCAAAGCTGATAAAAGTCGCAGATAAAGTAAGGATTGGCCTGGACTTTTCACTATACAGAAGTAGCAACATGGAATTCTGCATGAAATATGCAAAGAAAACACTGACCTGTTCAAAGGGGTAACAGATATCCTTCATACCAACAATTACTCAATATCAGCAGCTCAGATTTTAAAGAATATTCTAAATATGTGAGCATTAGTTGATTACCATTAACTATCATCGAGCTGGACTCACAGCACTGAATCTCAGACAGTCAAAAAGCATATTATTGGAATTTCGGATGCTTGgtacattgaaaaaacaaatgtgttttaattaGTTATAACAGTAAAAAGCTATATTCTCATTCTATTCTGAAAATGGGAAAgagcaaaaaaagacaaatcaaatttacttaaataaacaaattttgaAAACCAACAAGTTtgtgcatataaataaaaaatatctcatAACTATGTTAAATTCCAAAAAGTGTACACATTTGTCCAAGGAACCagggtaaataaaaagaaaaacacataaaacagggCTTGGATGATGTTTTAGGCCTAGGAAAGaacagactattttttttttttaaatccagaatTGCGTTTGATGAAAGTCATCAGGCCAACTGCAACTGACAGGACATTGAAGGCTTCGGCAAAGACAAGAGTATTCTTCAAACACTTCATGTTTAGGGCTTCTGGGATCTGAAAGTTCATATGGTATTTCCAGGATAGATCTTGCTATAATGACTGACGATGTTTATACCACTCAACAAATTCATCAAGAAGAACTGGCCCTGAAAGGATTTAGAAAGATACATTAGAGGCATTACAtttcttcaaataaatgttttatggtcactttaaaaacaaacttgtCACTTTATTGAGAGACCTATGattacatgttttactttatacaaaaaggGTGGctagctttttttatatataaaaaaaaattctatttccccccctcccccatcacatATGCCAGATGCTATgggctgccccttctgcacatgccaaatGTCAGGCATGAATACTGTGTGGCCAGTGTGTAATGCACACAATGGGAATagatagaaaaatatagaaaagatgtgaaatgtaaaagtgaaaatgtaaaagtgaaatgtaaaaaatggagaTACAAAAAGGGGGGAAAGATGGAGGGGATGGGTTTCTGCGTGGGTTATGAGTTTGAAATGAGTGTCATTACAGCCCTCTAACTAACAATTTACAAAGGCTTTTCTTTTCTGGGATGCCAATACAGATACACTGGTATACTCTGATCTTGTGAGTGATTTTCGAGGTGCCCCACCAAATATGTAAAGAGGTCATAAATCATTACAGCTACCTTAACAGCAAGGAGATGTCCCCAGTACAAATATAACAACAGTCCTTTGAAGTACCACATACAAATGTAACCtcaatttagaataaataaagaaattagcAGTTCTAGGCTAAGTTTTGGTACAATTAATTTTGTTTAAGGTGTGGATATCCATTACCCTTTAGATCACACAGCATGGGAGTTAAGGGGTGGCATTCTCAGAACTTATGACTTGGTagatgttattaatattaaccacctgaccgataagcccgaccttggtacgggctaaaaaaagttactattttcgataaccccaaacttttctccctatattaaaatcatcacttacctggtcccgctgtgctcatccagcgtcgtgttcgtgttccagcgtcgtcctccagcgtcgatctccctctccagcgtcgggtgccttctccgagaaccagcggggccaggtaagaagccggccggcatcttctgttCCGCCGGCTTCTTGTTCTCCGCCGGCCAGAggagaagatgccggccggccagcttcttacctggtcacgctgatcatccagcgtcgttccccttccagcatcgggtgccttctaagacaagaagccggcggagaaaaaaaagccgtccggcttctccctgcgtgcgtgtcTCTCGGCGATGaagtcggcgcgtgtgcgggaaattcaaattcaaactcattcaaacacattttgtattggattgaatacaaactcctgtatccaatccaatacaaaataaatacaaagtatgtaattggtaaatatgaaaacctgtaacgcttttggaacagaaatctagacctcagtgtaacgctcaggtggttaaacaggatttatatagcgccaacatgttatgcagggCTGTTGATCCTCTAactaaaatgttcatgaaagatgCATCACTAGATTCTCTGTCAGAACCAGGGGTCGAGAACACGTTCCTAATAATGTGATAGTGTCCATGCCTAGTCAAGTGCTTCATCCTGAAAGGAAGTCATGTTACTGCCTACAAGGAACCACTTGTTTGTGGAATGCCGACAGAGCTTGGCAAGTGAATATAGGTGAATTGAGAGCTTTAGAAACTATCAATTTGCTCTACATTTGTAACTCTGTAGTAGTTgcttaaacattctttttttctaaccATTTGTGTCTCCATCTCCTGGCACACAACTATACCAAGGTTATGGCGCAAGAGTTCCGCCTATCcgcttctttttttctgtacagaatctACTAGAAGAACACAACCAATTAGCTATGTTATAATGCACAAACGGGATGTAAGCACTAAGAAATCCTAATATTTGACCTATAGAGTCCCAAAAACCAGTATGTCTCTCACATAAAGGGCCTGGGAGAAGCGGGGTATGTATGCAACTACTGTAGTGGCAGCAAGTGATGTCACCTCAATTTCCACTGAAAAAGGAGCATAATCACTGACGATTTCTTTCCGGCcgggtctacatggactgtttccccagcgtttaacctgagactttaaaagcccatgtttgaaattcaggtgttttaaagcttacctttaaaCCGCTGGAATACGTCTATGCCTCGTTTTACTTAATGTTTTCACGCTTTTTTAAACGCtgcttcaaacatgggcttttaaaaactcaggttaaacgctggggaaacagttcgtGTAGACCCAACCTTAATGTTAGCcagtggaaaaaaacattatttttaactaaTCATCACCTTCATTTTAAATTGCttattcaatattatatatactcaCAGGCACCATCTTCATCATAGTTACTAAGATCAGAATTAACGGTCCGGCTGAATTCTAAAACATTATACCACTGGTCTTTGTTCATTACTTTGTATTTGGATTGCTGTTAAAACATGATGCAAAAAGTCATATTAGAACATGAAAAATTAACACAACCAGACAGGTGTACTTTAAGGTTGAAATAGGAGGgggggtacaaaaaaaaaaaacccacaaatgaATACAATTCTATATTAATACAACTCTATTTTCAAATAATAGTTTAGGTCCCCAAATATAACTTATTATCAGCCTCCTGCTAATACCTCATTAATAACAGGAGTGGAGTGGCAGGAATGAGAGGCGATGAGGTGTGCTGTTTGCAAAATTAACAAGGAACCCAATGATAGGTGGCGAAAGCAAAGTAAAGTAATGAGAAGAGGTGTTTCTTCTGCACTTTTGCCATTCTGTTAGCATGCTGGGGGTGGAAGATACAACTTCTTTTACTGTGTAAAACTCAGGAGTAAACgtgagaaatataattttttggcaGGTGGAAAAACACCCTGTGTATTTCCAAGTTTGCCTTCAGCTTGGCTTTAGGTACAGAGCTATTGCAGCTGGCAAACATTACTTATTACATCAATCAGCAGAAACATCAACAGCAATCTGGGTTCTCATACCTCGAGGTACTGGTAGAACACAGTAAATAATGGCCATGTTCTTCCCAGTAAAAGTGCCAACATGGATTTCGCAGTATCTAGGTCCAAACTTCGCTGGACTTTGTCCTATGGTAAAAAAACAGATCTGGTTATGACCGTTTGTAAATTctacatttaaagacatttttaattattcCCCCAAGACACACTAAGACAAATGTACAGCACGATATATGCTTGCCTATTTTACATACATGAGCATATTTGGTTGCgataatattgtaaaattacaATTATCTTCACCACCACATCACATCTGAGAGCTCAAGCAGAGAAAACATTACGTTAAACATTGATCCACCAATAAACCAATACTAAAACTCCGATGCCATTTGAGTACCTTTGTCACTTAAGGTATACCTGctattttaaagcaaaccataTGGGTTAAACATTGTTCAGGGAAACTTGAAAACAACCTTAATTTGTCAGCTATGAAAGTATTAGGGAAAGTAAAGCTCTGCCTTTTCAATAAATCCTATTTTCCTTTGATCtgttgtatatacaatataataatttttaatgtcaagaaataataagaatattaagaAATTTTGGGTTATATCCTTGTAAATTGAAATCTTGAAAACGGATAACCTGTCCTGTGCTGTGCTGATAGGATAAGGAAGTGGGATGGTGTTATAAAGTCCTGCCCTAGGGTTTCAtggctgctcctccatagatatagtATAATGACTGCCAAGAACAATTAAAGGCCTGATTTAGACAAGGGTATTCTAGACAACCCGCAGCTGGTCAGTCACAAATCATACCACAAATGCAAGCTGACTATATTGGGAAACATATTATACTACGCACCACCAGCCTTACAAGCGGAGACCCTTTTTTTGGTGggtttaaaaagcagtaaatcagCCTGTGTTATGGTTCCAATTGCTTACAGGGTAAACACTCTGTATGTGGACTGTTGTagtttgccaaaaataaaatttaaacacaaatgCACATACTTACCCGTGCAAAATCAAAAgcatatctgtaaatatttttaaaggcagTGTTATCGTTCAGTTGCGCCCGGAGGTAATCAAATTTGCCCTGTAACTTCTCTGTGGAATCacatcttaaataaaataaaaaaaaaaaaaacagattaacaTTATACAGGAATCTCTTACTACTAATGTAACCAAAATGATCCACTGTTTCTGGTCTAGTAGTTTTTGGCATTGGGACCCTAGATCATGCCCTCATGATTTTCGTTGCACAGGTTcacgcagaaaaaaaaatgtggaagtgTTAAAGTGCCGCAATCAAACATGACATTTGAGTCCGTTACTAGCATTAGCACAACAGTTATATTAGCAGAGTTGAGCATTACAGTATATCTGTTACTCTTTCAATTCCATTAACAGGGTACCGGGCTAACAGACAGCAGTGCTGTCCTTGTGTGGAAAGGATAGTCAGACTGACTTGCAGTTTTTTCGGATGCCAAAGATCGGGGCACTAATTTTCCCCACTAGGCACTCACTAACAACTAGGTCCAAGCCTGCCACTAAAACCAACAACAGGGCACCATTTCTCCCACTGACTCAAACGACAGGGCATtcacaccaacaatggggcaacATGATGCAAATGACAGTGCTATACTCCTTCTGCAAACACCAATTACTCTTCCCTCCA is a genomic window containing:
- the DCUN1D5 gene encoding DCN1-like protein 5, which codes for MSVKKKRKSAAEEVNVKKCRITSYCRTQTASRLISGELFSSKKCLAWFYEYAGPDEIVGPEAMEKFCEDIGVEPENIIMLVLAWKLEAENMGFFTKEEWLKGMTSLQCDSTEKLQGKFDYLRAQLNDNTAFKNIYRYAFDFARDKVQRSLDLDTAKSMLALLLGRTWPLFTVFYQYLEQSKYKVMNKDQWYNVLEFSRTVNSDLSNYDEDGAWPVLLDEFVEWYKHRQSL